The following nucleotide sequence is from Metamycoplasma phocicerebrale.
ATAAAAAATAAGTTGAAAGGCTTAAAATGAAATTTAATGAACAAAGAACAAAAATAGTTGCCACTATAGGCCCGTCAAGTGATAACTATAAAACAATGAGAGCTTTAATAGAAGCTGGAGTGACAACTATAAGGGCAAATTTTTCTCATGGCACTTTAGAAGACCATAAGCATAAATTTGATTTAGCAAGAAAAATTTCCGCTGAAATAGATAGGCCAATATCATTAATGTTAGATACTAAAGGTCCGGAAATTAGAGTCGGAAAAATACAAAATGATATTTGTAGCATTCCTGCTAATCACAATCTTTTAATTAAAACTGATAAAAACTCTTATGAAAATTTACAAGGCGATGAAAACACTATAAGTGTTTCATATCGCATGGATTTAGACGTAGCTGAAGGGGATAAAGTTTTATTAGACGATGGTAAATTAGTAACTATAGTAAGGGAAATAAGGCCAGCTGAAGTAATTGTTGAAACAATTAATTCTCACAAATTAAAAACAAATAAAAGAGTCAATATACCAGGTGTAGACTTTTCATTACCTTTTTTAAGTGAAAAAGATATTGAAGATATTAAATGAGGTGCTAAATATAAAGTTGATTATATAGCGGCTTCTTTTGTTAACAATGCCAAACAAGTAAAACAAATTAGAGAAATTCTAGATGAAAATAATGGCCAAAATATTCAAATTATTTCAAAAATAGAATCACAAATGGCAATTAATAATATTGATGAAATAATTAGAGCTTCAGATGGAATAATGGTAGCTCGTGGTGATTTAGGTTTAGAAATTCCATATTACGATGTTCCATATTGACAAAAGAAAATTATTCGGGCAGCAAGAGTGCAAGGCAAAGAAGTTATAGTTGCAACTCAAATGCTAGATTCAATGGAAAACAATCCATTACCAACTCGAGCAGAGGTAACAGATGTTTATTATGCAGTGGAATTGGGCGCTGATGCAACAATGCTTTCTGGCGAATCGGCAAGTGGAAAATATCCAATAGAAGCAGTAAAAACAATGTCTCAAATAGCTAAGAGAGCAGAAAAAGAATATTTTACTGAATTATTTTATGAAAGGCAAATTCAAAAAGTTGCTAATGATCAAAATTCAAGAATGCTTATTGCTTATGAAGTAGCCTCAATTTTGCAACAAGGTGAATACAAATATGCTATTGTTTTAAGTCATAGTGGAAAACTTTTGAAAGAGGTAGCAAAATATAGACCAAATGCTTATATAATTGGTGTAGTTAGTGATGATAAATTAGTTTGAAGTTATGGAATTACTGCTGGAATATTT
It contains:
- the pyk gene encoding pyruvate kinase, producing MKFNEQRTKIVATIGPSSDNYKTMRALIEAGVTTIRANFSHGTLEDHKHKFDLARKISAEIDRPISLMLDTKGPEIRVGKIQNDICSIPANHNLLIKTDKNSYENLQGDENTISVSYRMDLDVAEGDKVLLDDGKLVTIVREIRPAEVIVETINSHKLKTNKRVNIPGVDFSLPFLSEKDIEDIKWGAKYKVDYIAASFVNNAKQVKQIREILDENNGQNIQIISKIESQMAINNIDEIIRASDGIMVARGDLGLEIPYYDVPYWQKKIIRAARVQGKEVIVATQMLDSMENNPLPTRAEVTDVYYAVELGADATMLSGESASGKYPIEAVKTMSQIAKRAEKEYFTELFYERQIQKVANDQNSRMLIAYEVASILQQGEYKYAIVLSHSGKLLKEVAKYRPNAYIIGVVSDDKLVWSYGITAGIFCEKHSEAVRALIKYNHDAGRQVLGSYGAKKGDKFIVVDSMNITFHEY